Within the Leptospira stimsonii genome, the region TCATCTAAAATAGAAACTCTGAATCAAAAGATACCAATTCCATCGTTTCGTTTAAAGAGAATGAGCAACCATGCCGCTAAAAGACCCAAAACCTGAACTTATAAAGTTATATTCTTCGATAGGAAAAATCATTACTTCTTCTTTGGAGCAACAGGAAATCCTGGATGCAGTCATGGAAGAAGTGCGATTGTTTTTCAGTCCTGAAAACTGGAGCCTCATGAGATATGACGAGAGTTCGGAAGAATTATTCTTTCTTATCGCCGAAGGTCTTGATCTAGAAAGAATTAAAAATATCCGACTGAAATTCGGAGAAGGAATCGCAGGATCCGTCGTAGAAACGAAAAGTCCTGTCTTTGTGGAAAACGCGAAAAACGATCCACGATTCTCCTCAAAAGTGGATGAGAGAACCGGTTTTGAAACAAAGACGATCATCGCTGTTCCAATGATTTTTAGAGGCCAAGTTCACGGAGTAATCGAGCTAATCAATCGGTTCGACGGTTCCTCATTTACTCAGGAAGACTTAGTGATTCTTCAGACGATAGCTGACTTTACCGCGATCTCATTAGTCCATTCGAATCAATATGAAGAAACGAAGACACTTGCTTTTCGAGATGCTCTTACCGGCGTTTTTAATAGAAACAAACTGAATCATCTCAAAGAAGAATGGTCTGGAAGAAGAATGGAAGACCAACTCGCTCTTGTAGCTCTCCTCGATCTCAATGATTTTAAGATTATCAATGACACCTATGGGCACAAAACAGGAGATCAAGTTCTTTGCCGTTTCGCAAATATTCTTCGATACGTAATTCGAGGGACGGATAAGATTTTTAGAATCGGGGGAGATGAATTCTTAGTCCTTGTTCAACATGAGAATCGGGAAAAGATTCTCCAGACTCAGGAAAGATTTCATGAAGCGATGTCAATTCTCTTGAGAAAATGTAAGGAAAACAATCCGCCTTTTCACTTTACCTGGGGAATGTCGGTCGGTTCTCTCCAGAAATTAGAAGATCTTATTCATGAGGCCGATCTCTCTATGTATGCTTCAAAGGACTAAGATTTTTTTGTGTCGGAATTCCGGAGAAGAGAGTCCTCACGAAATATCGCCGAAATATTCGATTTCTCTCTTTAAGAGAACGCCGCTTTGCTGAAAAACCTTATCAAGGACGAGTTCAATCAAATAATTCACGTCTGAGGCAGTTGCAGTTCCTAGATTTACAATAAAATTGCAGTGTTCAGAGGAGATTTGTGCTCCTCCTTTGACGACGCCTCTTAGACCGGCTTGGTCGATGAGTTCCCAAGCTTTGATTTCCTTTCCGTCTTCTTTAAAAATTTTGGGGTTCTTAAAGACCGAACCCGCGCTTTTTTTATTCTCAGGTTGTGAAGAATTCCTTCTTTCTCTCTTTTCTTTTAAAGATTCTTCGATTTCTTCTAAATCTCCTTCCTTCAAGAGAATCTCAATTCCAAGAATAATAGAATCCTTTCTATTTAAGAATTCAGTAAAACGATAGCCGTGTTCCACCTCGCTAGGCTTTCTCTTTAAGACTTCTCCATTTCTTAAGAATTCAACATTTCGGATGAGATCAAAAAGTTCTCCGCCGTAACAACCCGCGTTCTGAATGACTGCGCCTCCGGTCCAACCGGGAATCGTGCTTAAAAATTCCGCCCCTGTAAAACCGGCTTGGGAAATCTGTCGAAACGTCGGAGTCGTGTTGGTTGCGGCTCCAATCTGAAACGCCCCGCCTCCTAATGAATCGAATTCTTTAAATTTTCCGGAAAGCCGAAGAGTGACAAAATTGTCCGGATGATCGGAAATTAGGAGGTTCGAACCTCCTCCCAGAATTTTCCAGGGAAGTTCCATCTTTTTAAAAATCGAGAGAACTTCTAAGACCTGCTCTGAACTTTCCGGTTCTACAAGTATAGGACAAATTCCGCCGATTTTAAAGGAGGATAAGATGGAGAGCCGGACTTCCGACCTAAATGAAATTTTAGAAGCCTCTAATGACTCTTTTAGAAGGCGGAGCCGAGATTCGGAAAGAGCTGGGGACATATTCTAATACTCAAAAGATCCTTCCCTGCTCTCTCCTGCAAGAAAAAGAACTCAAGGAATTTGGAGGTTTGATTCGATCCTATTAAAGAGAGGTGACTTATGTTTTTTCTCTTACTTGAATCCATTTATTTAGATTTTGCTTCCGGAAGAACCGACTGGGAAACCTACTGCGAATCCGTGATCCTTCTTGCTCAAGACCAAGAAAAGCTTGCCGGTTTGGTTTAGAGACCATTCCGAAAACAGTTTTGTACCGGTTTTCCGACACTAGCCTTGACGGAGGACAGCCTTAGAAACGTCCTCTTTTAGGAATTCCACGATTCTTCCGGAAAGGGTCTCCTTAGAAAGAGGGCCAATCTCCGCGACTTTACCTGAGGGGGAGTAAATTACAACGCTTGTCTCGACCTCTCCAAAACCCTTCTCATTTTTACCGACGTAATTTCCAACGATGTAATTGAGATTCTTTGCTCTTAATTTTCCGATCGCGTGTTCTTCTAAAAAATCGGTTTCGGCCGCAAAACCAACCAAACAGCAACCAGAAAGTTTTTTTTCAGAAATCTGAAAACCGACCGCCTTTAAAATATCTGGATTCTTCACTAACTCCAAGAGAAGGACTTCGCTCCCATCTTCCTTCTTGATCTTCGACTCCTTACTCTCTGCTGGTCGGAAGTCCGCCGGCGCCGCCGCCATGACCAAGAGCGTATCTTTCTGAATCTCGGAAAGAACTGCGTCTCTCATTTCTAAAGTCGTTTCAACACGTATCTTCTTAGAACCCTTGGGATTCTTATATTCTTCCATCACTTGACCGTGGACATAGGTTACATCCTTGATCCAGTTTCCGATGGCTTCCGCGATATGAAATCCCATCTTTCCTGAAGATGCATTCGAAATATAACGAACCGGATCGATCCATTCTCTAGTAGGACCGGAGGTTACGATGGCTTTAGAAAATCCCACTTCTTTCGCGTCTCTTTCAATTATTTAAGAATTCTTTCTATACACATCGAGGATCATCTTTTGAATTACCGAAATTTCGGCTAACTTTCCATATCCTTCGTCACCGCAAACAACGACTCCGTTCGTCGGATCTGCCAAAATAACTCCGTCATCGGAAAGACGTTTTAAGTTTCTCTGAACGGAAGGATGAGAATACATAAAAGGATTCATCGCAGGAGCAACGATCACAGGACAATTCGCGGCGAGATACGTTGAGGTTACAAGATCGTCCGCAATTCCGTTGGCCATTTTCCCGATAATATTCGCGGTTGCCGGAACTACGACCATAACCGAAGCGGAATTCTTCGCATCGATATGGGCCATCCCTTCTTCGTATTCGTTGACTCGAACCTTCTTACCGGTCAGAGCTTCAAAGGTAATCGGACCGATAAATTCAGTTGCGTGAGAAGTCATAATCACGTTCACGGGAAAACCTTCTTTCGTAAGGTTTCTCACGAGTTCACAAGTTTTGTAAGCCGCGATACTTCCTGAAACCGCAATCAATATTTCTTTCCCAGGATTGGCCATTTCGGTTTTCCACTTCTACTTAGATTTAGACTGCGCCTTGTTATTGAGGCTTCCTCTTGTAAAACGAACGGAAAGAATTTTATTTCCTTCCATTTTTTCCACTGTGAGAGTTCCGGACTGAAGAGAAATGGTGGAACCTTCCTGAGGCATATCCTCCAATCTCCCGAGAATAAAACCCGCGATCGTGCGAATATCGCTGATTTCCTCGTCTTGAACACCGATGAGAATTTCTTTGAGATCATCCAACTCAGCTTCTCCGTCGATCGCAAAGCTATCCGAATGTTGTGCCGGAAACGGATCGGTCTCATGATCGTCGGTTTCGTCCCGGATCTGACCGAAAATCTCTTCTATGATATCTTCCAAAGTTAGGAGACCGGAAACGCCGCCGTATTCATCGATGACGATCGCCATATGCTGTTTGTTTTCTCTCAGCTTCTGCATCACTTTTTCAATCGAAAGGCCTTCCGGAACAAAAATCGGAGGTTGCATGATCGCGGTAACTTTTTCCTTTCTTCCCTTTTTGGAATTGGAAAGCCAAGTGAGATAAGTTTGAACGTGAATAATACCTATGATCTTATCCGTGTTTCCTTCATAAATTGGATATCTTGAGAAATGATGTTCCGCAATGATTGAAATCAAAGAATCCATCGTAGTTTCGTGTGGAATCCCGATGATACTCAGACGATGAGTCATTACGTCCTTAGCCTGATGTTCGGAAAATTGAAACGTATTTTGAATGATCTGAAATTCTTCCTGATCGATTTTTCCCTGTTTATTCTGTTCTTCGATGATGATCATTAATTCTTCGGGAGAATGCATCATTCTACTTTTATTTTCCTGAATTCCCATCAACTTGAGAAGCAAGGAAGTAAGAGCGTTTAAAAAGAAAGTAATCGGGTAAAACGTATAATAAAAGAAGAATAGAGGAATGCTGATAAAGAGGGCGATTTTTTCCGTATTCTGAATCGCGATCGTCTTAGGGAGAAGTTCTCCGAGAAGAATGTGCAAGAAGGTGATGATCGTAAACGATACTGTGATCGCCAAACCGTGAATAGTCGCTTCGCTCGTGGAATAACCGAACATTTCCAGAAAAAATGTCAGCCATCTTGAAACATATCCTTCGCCGACCCAGCCTAACAAAAGACTTGCGACCGTAATTCCGACCTGACAAACGGACAACATATCGTTGAGCTTTTGAGCGGCTCTTTTGGTAATCAACGCAAGGGGACGATTTTCCTTGATCAATTCTTCCAAACGAGACGGACGAATCGAAACCAAAGCGAATTCTGCGGAAACGAAAAATCCGTTCGCAAATATTAAGAGAACGATGATGAAAAAGCCGATTAGTTCCATGTTTGGAGGATAGAGATTAGAGCGAATCTAAGTTTATTTGATTTTAGAATGAGCCGTGTTTCGGAAGAAAAAGAACGGAAAGCTGATATCGTTGGAGTGTAGAACTGACTACCTTCGGGGTCCATGTGAGTTTACAGGATAGAGTCCTTAAATCGGCGAAAAATGTCGATCGTTTAAAAGAAAAAAAACCGTACATTTTTTTATAATCAACGTTTATAAAAAGAGATAAAGTAAGTATGATTTGGTCTATTCGATGTGTTTTCGAATCCGAATTCCTCGAAAAGAAGATTCCGGCTCGCTCGTCTCTTGCGAGAGTTTTTCCAAAAGGTTTATGTCCGATTCTGAATTCAAGTCCAAGGATTTAATATAATACATACGATGAACGCCGGAATTAATCCAAAAGGAAACCCAATCTAAAAAATCTTCTGACCGCCCCTTCCAACCGTTTCCACTCAAAGAATCTCTCGTAAAAATCAATCTCTGAGGAGTGTTTCTAAAATCGTAACGCCGGTGTAACCTCGAAAAACGAATCGGATCTTCCCCGCAACTCCAGGCGTATTCGTTCAAACTTTCCGGAGAATTATTCTCCACTTTTAGATTCCAGACCATCATCGAGTGACTTCCGGTTAAAAGTTTGTTTCCTTCGAAATAGGCAGAACCGATCTTCTCGAAGTTCGGTTTAACGGGAGAATCTGCGCTCTTACAATCGCCGATGT harbors:
- a CDS encoding sensor domain-containing diguanylate cyclase; this translates as MPLKDPKPELIKLYSSIGKIITSSLEQQEILDAVMEEVRLFFSPENWSLMRYDESSEELFFLIAEGLDLERIKNIRLKFGEGIAGSVVETKSPVFVENAKNDPRFSSKVDERTGFETKTIIAVPMIFRGQVHGVIELINRFDGSSFTQEDLVILQTIADFTAISLVHSNQYEETKTLAFRDALTGVFNRNKLNHLKEEWSGRRMEDQLALVALLDLNDFKIINDTYGHKTGDQVLCRFANILRYVIRGTDKIFRIGGDEFLVLVQHENREKILQTQERFHEAMSILLRKCKENNPPFHFTWGMSVGSLQKLEDLIHEADLSMYASKD
- the murB gene encoding UDP-N-acetylmuramate dehydrogenase, translated to MSPALSESRLRLLKESLEASKISFRSEVRLSILSSFKIGGICPILVEPESSEQVLEVLSIFKKMELPWKILGGGSNLLISDHPDNFVTLRLSGKFKEFDSLGGGAFQIGAATNTTPTFRQISQAGFTGAEFLSTIPGWTGGAVIQNAGCYGGELFDLIRNVEFLRNGEVLKRKPSEVEHGYRFTEFLNRKDSIILGIEILLKEGDLEEIEESLKEKRERRNSSQPENKKSAGSVFKNPKIFKEDGKEIKAWELIDQAGLRGVVKGGAQISSEHCNFIVNLGTATASDVNYLIELVLDKVFQQSGVLLKREIEYFGDIS
- a CDS encoding phosphopantothenoylcysteine decarboxylase, producing MGFSKAIVTSGPTREWIDPVRYISNASSGKMGFHIAEAIGNWIKDVTYVHGQVMEEYKNPKGSKKIRVETTLEMRDAVLSEIQKDTLLVMAAAPADFRPAESKESKIKKEDGSEVLLLELVKNPDILKAVGFQISEKKLSGCCLVGFAAETDFLEEHAIGKLRAKNLNYIVGNYVGKNEKGFGEVETSVVIYSPSGKVAEIGPLSKETLSGRIVEFLKEDVSKAVLRQG
- a CDS encoding phosphopantothenoylcysteine decarboxylase; translated protein: MANPGKEILIAVSGSIAAYKTCELVRNLTKEGFPVNVIMTSHATEFIGPITFEALTGKKVRVNEYEEGMAHIDAKNSASVMVVVPATANIIGKMANGIADDLVTSTYLAANCPVIVAPAMNPFMYSHPSVQRNLKRLSDDGVILADPTNGVVVCGDEGYGKLAEISVIQKMILDVYRKNS
- a CDS encoding hemolysin family protein, which encodes MELIGFFIIVLLIFANGFFVSAEFALVSIRPSRLEELIKENRPLALITKRAAQKLNDMLSVCQVGITVASLLLGWVGEGYVSRWLTFFLEMFGYSTSEATIHGLAITVSFTIITFLHILLGELLPKTIAIQNTEKIALFISIPLFFFYYTFYPITFFLNALTSLLLKLMGIQENKSRMMHSPEELMIIIEEQNKQGKIDQEEFQIIQNTFQFSEHQAKDVMTHRLSIIGIPHETTMDSLISIIAEHHFSRYPIYEGNTDKIIGIIHVQTYLTWLSNSKKGRKEKVTAIMQPPIFVPEGLSIEKVMQKLRENKQHMAIVIDEYGGVSGLLTLEDIIEEIFGQIRDETDDHETDPFPAQHSDSFAIDGEAELDDLKEILIGVQDEEISDIRTIAGFILGRLEDMPQEGSTISLQSGTLTVEKMEGNKILSVRFTRGSLNNKAQSKSK